The genomic interval TTGATCAAGATCGCCGCCGTGGATCAGGCGTCGGGGGAGAAAGCCCTGCAGATGATCCGCGACATCGTCGCCGAACCGGAGCTGGAGGCGGTGTACGACGGCACCGTGCGCCGCATCACCGATTTCGGCGCCTTCGTGCAGATCCTGCCCAACCGGGACGGACTCCTGCACATCTCGGAGATCGCCCACCACCGGATCAACCACGTCACCGACGTGCTGCAGGAGGGCGACACCATCCAGGTGAAGGTCATCGGCATCGACAGCGAGGGCAAGGTCCGGCTCTCCCACAAGGCCTTGCTGCCCCGCGAGGAGGCCGTCGAGGTGGGCTCGGGTTACGACCGCCCGCCGGCGGAGCGCGGCCCGCATGGGGATCGCGGCCCCCAGGGTGACCGCGGCGGCTACGAGCGGCGCGGGCCGGGCGGCCCCGGTGGCGGTGGCGGCGGCGGCGGTGGCCGGGACAGACGCCGGCGCGGTGGCGGTGGCGGTGGCGGTGGCGGTGGCGGGCGAGGCGGCCGTCCAGGTGGCGGGGGCGGCGGCGGCGGCAGCTACAACCGCTGAGCGCGGACAGGGGGCGCGACGCCGGCAGGGGTCCCTGCCGCGTCGCGCTCGGGCGGAGGCAGAGGGAGGGGCGGCCGTGCACCTCGGTTCCTATTCCACGGAAGAACGCATCGAGAAACGGGTGCTGGCCCCGGGCGTGACCGTGCTCGTCCAGCCCGTGCCTGCCACTTATTCCGTTGTCATCGGCGTCTGGGTGCGGGTCGGCTCCCGGGACGAGGACAGGCGCGTGGCCGGCATCACGCATTTCGTCGAGCACATGGTCTTCAAGGGTACGGAGAGGCGCTCGGCCTACGAGATCGCCCTCGCCCTGGAGCGTGTGGGCGGCTCCCTCGAAGCGCACACCACCAAGGAATACACCTGCTTCTACACCCGGGTGCTGCGCGAGCATTTCGATCTCGCTCTCGACGTGATCTCCGATCTCCTGCTCCGGCCGACCCTGGAGCCGGAGCAGATCAAGCTCGAGCAGGGCGTGGTCATCGAAGAGATCAACAACGTGTTCGATACGCCGGACGATTGGATCTTCGAGATCCTGGCGGAGAAGCTCTACGGCGAGCACCCCCTGGCCCGGCCGATCCTGGGCAGTCGGGAGAGCGTGAGCGGCATCACCCAGCCGGATCTACGGGAGTTCATGGCCCGGCATTACGTGGGGGAGAACGTCCTCATCTCCGTCTCCGGGGCGGTGGAGAGCCAGGAAGTGCTGGGCAAGGTCGAAGCGGCCTTCGGCTTCGCCCCCGGGCAGGTGCCGCATGCAGAATTGTCCGTGCGGCCCAATCCCGAGACGGTGCACTTCCAGGTGGACGAGAAGCTCACGCAGCAGTATCTGGTGCTCGGCAGCACCACCATGTCGTATCAGAACGACGACCGTTACGCCCTCCTGCTCCTTTCCACCTTGCTCGGCGGCGGCATGAGCTCGCGGCTCTTCCAGAGCGTGCGGGAGAACGCCGGGCTCTGCTACGCCGTGAGCACGATGACCGAGTTCGCCCGAGATGGCGGCTTCGCCGGCACCTTCCTGGCGGTGTCGCCGGAGAACACCAAGCCCGCCCTGGATCTGGTCTGGCTGGAGTACGAGAAGCTCTGCCGCGACGGCATCTCGCAGCGCGAGCTCGAGGACACCCGGGACCAGCTCAAGGGCAGCATGCTCCTCGGTATGGAGAATGTGGCGAGCCGCATGTCCCGGATGGCGAAGAACGAGATCTACTTCGGCCGCCAGATCAGCGTCAGCGAGATCCTGCGTGCCCTCGACGCAGTGAGCTGCGACGATGTCGCGCGCCTCGCCGACGCCTACCTCCGCCGGGAGAAGAACGTCCTCATCGGCCTCGGCCCCGTCGCCAGCCTGCAGTGATTCGGGGGCGCACTGCCCATGCGGATCGTTTCCTTGCTCC from Candidatus Krumholzibacteriia bacterium carries:
- a CDS encoding pitrilysin family protein, yielding MHLGSYSTEERIEKRVLAPGVTVLVQPVPATYSVVIGVWVRVGSRDEDRRVAGITHFVEHMVFKGTERRSAYEIALALERVGGSLEAHTTKEYTCFYTRVLREHFDLALDVISDLLLRPTLEPEQIKLEQGVVIEEINNVFDTPDDWIFEILAEKLYGEHPLARPILGSRESVSGITQPDLREFMARHYVGENVLISVSGAVESQEVLGKVEAAFGFAPGQVPHAELSVRPNPETVHFQVDEKLTQQYLVLGSTTMSYQNDDRYALLLLSTLLGGGMSSRLFQSVRENAGLCYAVSTMTEFARDGGFAGTFLAVSPENTKPALDLVWLEYEKLCRDGISQRELEDTRDQLKGSMLLGMENVASRMSRMAKNEIYFGRQISVSEILRALDAVSCDDVARLADAYLRREKNVLIGLGPVASLQ